TATTAGAAGCAAACAAAACTATTCCGTTTATCGGTAATGCCGAAGGTAGAGACGTTCTCTCAGGTCGATTTGATGTCATCGTTTGTGATGGCTTTGCCGGTAATGTCCTGCTCAAATTTGCGGAAGCGGTTGGGGAAATCTTATTACAAATTATCCGGGAAGAATTGCCTCAAGGGTGGCGGGGTTTACTCGGAACGGCGATTCTCAAACCTAACCTCAAAAAACTCAAACAGCGGGTCGATCATGCTGAACATGGGGGTGCGTTGTTATTTGGGGTAGCGGGGGTCTGTATTATTAGTCATGGTAGCTCTCAAGCTCCTTCGATTTTTAATGCCGTTCGCCTGGCGAAAGAAGCGATTGATAATCAGGTCTTAGATCGGATTCAGGCCTATGGAGAGGCTATCCAACCAGATAATGTCAATCCTTCCGTAATGATCAATGAGTAAATCAGACAGTTAGCCAAGGGAAGGGGAGGACTTCCTCCCCATAGATAACTGAGATTGAACAAGGAGAGAAAGGTCTTGAAAGGATTAGGGGCGGGAATGGCAATTATAGGCTGCGGTTCAGCTACGCCTAGCCAAGTGATGACTAACAAAGATTTGAGTCAGTTGGTGGATACCTCTGATGAATGGATTCGCACCAGAACTGGAATCAGTAAGCGACATTTAGCCTCAGAAGATGTATCCTTGAGTGATTTATCGGCCCAAGCGGCAGCAGCAGCCATTAAGATGGCAGGGTTAACCCCCGCTGATATTGATTTAATTATTTTGGCGACTTCGACGGCTGATGATTTATTTGGCAGTGCGGCTAAAGTCCAGGAACTTTTAGAGGCTTCTCAGGCAGTGGCCTTTGATCTAACTGCTGCTTGTTCGGGTTTCGTCTTTGCCCTAGTAACGGCTGCCCAATTTATCCGCACAGGCACTTATCAAAGAGTAGTGGTAATTGGGGCTGATATGCTGTCCCGTTGGGTTGATTGGTCAGATCGCAGTAGCTGCATCTTATTTGGTGATGGGGCAGGGGCAGTGGTTTGTCAAGGGATAGCTGATCATGACCACTTGTTGGGCTTTGAAATGCACAGTGATGGCAAACAACATGACTCCCTCAATTTGTCTTATCAGGGAAAGGCTAAAACCTTAAAAGAGGGAATGGTCATCAGTCAAGGCAGTTATCAGCCCATTACTATGAATGGACGAGAAGTTTATCGTTTTGCTGTGGCCAAGGTGCCAGAAGTGATTGAAAAAGCCCTATTCAGAGCAGATTTAACTACCGATGACATCGATTGGTTAATTTTACATCAAGCTAATCAGCGAATTATAGAGGCGGTAGCCAGTCGCTTAAAAATTCCGGCTGAAAAAGTTATTGCTAATTTAGATGAGTATGGCAATACCTCCGCCGCTTCGATTCCCATTGCTCTTGATGAAGCAGTAAGAGAGGGAAAAATTCAACCAGGGGATATTATTGCTAGTTCTGGTTTTGGCGCAGGGTTAACCTGGGGAGCCGCTATCTTCCGTTGGGGAAACTAACAAGAATTCTTGAGCTTTGATAAACAATTAAACATTAGTTACTGATAATAAATGAAAACAGCGTGGGTATTTCCAGGACAAGGATCACAAGCCGTCGGTATGGGGGTAGATTTAGCAACAACAGCCATCGGAAAAACTAAGTTTGAAAAAGCACAAGAGATTTTAGGCTGGTCTGTGATCGAACGGTGTCAAGGGGATGAAACAGAGTTATCTCGGACGATATACACTCAACCCTGTCTTTATGTGATTGAAAGTATTTTAGTGGATTTGTTAACCGAAAAGGGTCAATTACCCGATTTAGTGGCGGGTCATAGTTTGGGAGAATATTCGGCTTTGTATGCTGCTAAAGTGTTTGATTTTGCTACAGGGTTACAGTTAGTAAAACGTCGCGCTGAGTTGATGAGTGAATCTGCTGGTGGAAAAATGGTAGCCTTGATGAAGTTTGATCGCTCACAATTGGAAAATGCGATCGCGAATATTCCTGATGTGGTTTTCGCTAATGATAACAGCGAGCAGCAGGTGGTGATTTCCGGTACTCCAGAAGCGGTTGATCAACTCTGTTCTCAAGTACAAGCAAAACGAGCGTTGCCTCTCAAGGTGTCGGGGGCTTTTCATTCTCCTTTGATGGCTACAGCAGCGGCACAGTTTCAAGAATTATTAGAAGCTGCTCACTTTATGGATGCTCAGGTTCCTATACTTTCTAATATTGACCCAACTCCTGCGACATCAGCAACCCTTTTAAAAGACCGTTTAATCAAGCAAATGACGGGTTCTGTGCGCTGGCGTGAGATTATGTTATCTTTGTCCTCGGAAGGGGTAACACAAGCGACCGAAGTTGGGCCTGGTAAAGTTTTAGCCGGACTGATTAAGCGGGCTTGTCCTGACATTACCCTAAGTAATGTGGGGTGTATCGCTGATCTCTAATTTGTGATAGGATTAAGGGTATTAGGGCGATCAGCACAGGGGTAGCGCACTTCCTTCACAGGTCAGGGGTCACTGGTTCAAATCCAGTATCGCCCATTAACTTAGCAGCTTTTCATCAAGCAAAACAGGTTTTAGCTTCCCGCCGAGAAGCCAGCAGCACATCGCCCAAGCGGTTGCTGTCGGGAGTATGTCACCTATAGTCTCTACATCAGCGTTAGGATTTGATGCCCAATATGTCCAATAGGCCACTCAAACCTTGAAAGGTACTGCTTTAATTTTTGTACCTGGATTGTCTTCAATGGTCACAATACTATCATAAATGACAACATCTGACTACATTTATGTAGAAAGTTGGCGATACTGAGATTTTGTCCTGAATTGACTAACCAGGGAGAATTCGCTAAGATTACAAATATGCCCCCCAGGGGGATATTTATTAAGAAGAAATTTTGCGATAAGTTAAGTAAAGTAAAGAAAGCACTCATAAATTCATTAAGGTTAACAAAACGTTGATTTCCTCTCCTTCCTCCGTATCCGCCAACTGTCTCACCGCCTCAGAGTCAGACTCTCTGAGTGGTATTTCCCTGACTCGTCAATCTTCTAGCTGGCTACTCTTCTTAGCCGCCGGGTTTTTAGTCTCTGTCCCCGTTTTTATTGAAGCCCCCCTAGTGCGTTTATTTCCTGAAATCAGCGTACTGATGACAGGAGGATGGTTATGGTTAAGCTTTTACCTGATGAAACAGCCTAAAACGCTAATCTGGGGAGATTTACTGTTTGGGTTTAGTTGGAGTTGGTTGGCGGGTTCTGTATATTGGGGATGGTTACGATGGGAACCCTTAATTCACCTGCCCGTCGAATCAATGGGAGTGCCGATCGCCTTGTGGTGTCTGTGGCGCGGTTGGGGTAAAGTTGGTAATTTCTTTTACTTAGGATCACTATTAGGAACGGCCATCACCGATATTTATTTTTATATCACGGGATTAATTCCCCATTGGCGACAACTGATGCAAGTCGAACCCACCTTAGCAACGCCTATTTTTCAAGCAGCCTTGGCTCAAGTACAAACCCCTTGGGGGCTAAGTTGGGCAGTAGTTTTAGTCAATGTACTTTTAGGGATGGGTTTATGGGCCATCCAGCAATCTGATCGACATTGGTGGGCATTTGCAGGGGCCGTATTGAGTACAATCTTAGTGGACAGTCTATTTTGGTTTGCTGCTGCTTTCGCCTAAGATCACAAAATATGATTAGTTCCTGATTGTTGTCATGTTGTCATCCCTGAGACACCTGTGGAAAATCTAGGAAAAACGCCCCATTTACTGTTGAATACCCCTAAAGGTCAACGCTATTTTCCTTTAGTGGGAAAGAATTATTGGACAATTGGACGGGGAAAGGACAACGATTTCACTATTTCCGATCATTGTATTTCTCGTAATCATGCTATTCTACAATCCACAGAAACTGGGGAATTTTTGTTAATTGATTTAGGCAGTCGTAACGGAACTTTTGTTAACAGTCGTCGAGTGAGTATTCCTGTCACCCTTCACAATGGGGATGAAGTAACCTTTGGCAAAACCGAGGTTAAATTTTACTGTCCCATAAGCGATCGCCAGACTGACGACGACATGATAACAGAACCCTTGGATCGGGATACCATTGTTTTACATGAACGTCGTCTTACCTCTGTGATGGTGGTGGATATGCGGAACTTTACCACCTTAACCAGACAATTAGATGAAGAGGTGTTATCCTCCTTAATTGGCAATTGGTTTCGTGAGGCAGGGGAAATTATTCGTTACTCAGGAAGTTGGGTAGATAAATATATTGGGGATGCGGTGATGGCTATTTGGTTTCATGGAGAAAATGAAGTCACTAAAGCTGATATTATGCAAATTTTTCAGGCCGTTAGTGACCTTAATACTATGACCAAAAAGTTAAGTCAGCAATATCCCGTTCCCTTTGAATTAAACATTGGGGCAGGGATTAATACAGGATATTCTATGGTGGGAAATACAGGCAGTGGGGATCATCCTGATTATACCGCGATTGGGGATACTGTTAATGCTGCATTTCGTCTTGAATCAGCCACCAAAGAATTAGGATTAGATGTTGCAGTTGGGGAACAAACTTACAAGTGTTTAACTGATTTAACACAAGCACAAAACCTATTTTATCAGTATACTGTCAGCCTTAAAGGATATGAAACACCTACAATTACCTATGGGATTAATTTTAAAGATTTACAGCAGTTTTTGCAAGCTAATATCATTCAAAGTTAAAAATTATGCCTGGGAAAAGTAAGCTAAAACGCAAAAGGCAAAAGGAAACTGGGATACATTTTTTTTATTTTATTTGACTAATACTCAGTTTGAATGCACAACAGCTTAGGCGGGCAATACTCATAAAATTCTAGATAATGACTGGAAATATATTAGGTTATTTTAATCCTAATACCAAATCCGCTTTAAAAAGTAGAGTTATTAAAACCAACAAAACCCAGTAGAGACGTTGCCTGCAACGTCTCTACTATTTTGATAACCGGATTTGGTATAAGTAACCACATAAAAACTGTAGGGTAGGCAATGCCCACCGTTCAATTAATTTTGTTTAGGCACTTATCAGTCCACTACTTAGTTGTCAATTTTGTCTTTCCTTGCCTCTCTGTATATTTACGGTTTTTTTTATAAAAAATCAGGTTCTAAAAGCAGAAAGCTAAGTAAATATACTAACAGCAAAAACAAAAATTAATGAGCTTAACAAAAAATTTACTTAATTATTTATTCTAGGTTCAAAAAATCCCATTTTTAAAGATTATATATATCGAGAAAATCCCTAGAATTACTGTTTTTATTTCTGATATAAATGGGAATAATATAAGTGTGAGTCAGATCAATATGAGTCATATCACTCAATAACTAAACTTAGGTCACGGTTGTTTGTGACACACCATTCCATAATAAGCCCGTGATCTATCTCAAAAGAGCTAGGTCTGTGTCTTGGTAGCTAATATCAAACTTGACCGTTTCAGGGACTTTATCGGAAATTTAGGCATAAACTTATGAATATACGATACACTCAAACATTTATATATCTCTCTCGTCTTTCTCGCCGCAGTAATAAAGGATTTGCCTTGGGATTGGCTTTATGTTTAGCCGTCGTTATTGCAGCCACAGCTACTGCTGTGCTACTCAATGGTAGCAGCAAAAAGGAAAAGGTTATGGCCCAACAAGCCACCGCCCAAGGAAAAAGTGCGGGTGAAGTTGCGATCGCCAGAATTCAGTTTCTGTTAGCTGAATATCCATTTTTGGCTCAGTATAATAATACTGACTGGTCAGATGTTGCCAATGAAACTACAAAAATTGGCAAAGAATTTAAAGAAACGATGGAAACTTCTTGTGACAATACATCCCTAACTGAGCAGGAGAAAACCGATATCAAAGCAGAGATTGTTAGCTATGCTACTCCAGACTGGACAGATATAGATGAGTCTAATCCAAAACTAGGACAATTTAAACTAAAGGGATATACAGGAGCTACAGCCCCAGGTTTAGGAGAATTAGAAGTTCAGGCCAAAGCAAATCCTACTGATAATCAAGAGGGTGAAGAAAAGGCAAACTTCAAAGAATCTCCTAGTCAATTAGTTGTAAAAATCCCAGTGAGTAAAAATGAAACTACAGTTGTTGATGATGATGATACTCCTGGACTCTGGACTCAGGAAGGAGATAATCTAAAAGGAGGTTCTTCAAACAAGAACTGGGCAGCCAATGTTTGGTTAAGTGATTGTGATTTAGTCAAAACGGAAAAGGATGCAGCGACTCAAACGGTTCTAGCACAAGTAACAGCGAAAACTTTCCTTGAGCTTGATGGAAGAACCTACAAACCGCCTGTCATAAAAGATATCCGTTTTCCTTCCTTACCCGATTTTCCTACTTATCTTCCCGCTAATCAGGTAAATATCACCATTTCAGGCGGTAATGGTGGTGGTAATGGCAATGGTAATGGTAATAAAAAAGCCAGTAATCCTAACAGTAGTGTTTTCTCAACCATTACTCATGCAATGGATCGGTTGGTAGATAGAGCATTAAATAATATTTTTGGGGGAGTTGCTTTAGCGGCAAAAAATGGTAATAGCGGTAATGCCCCAAGTCCAACACCGACACCAACACCGACCCCAACACCGACACCAACACCGACCCCAACACCAACACCAACACCGACCCCAACCCCAACACCAACACCGACCCCAACCAGTGATGGTGCTGGTGTATGTGGTGATAACAGTGCTAATGCTGCTGATGGAAGCGTATTTCCCAGAAATGGAGATGTTGCTAAAGTAGTAACCGAAGGAGATAAAAGCGTTTGCGTTTATGAATATATCCTTGCGGCAACACCCACTGGTGCGACCATCCAAACTGTTAGCACAGATGGCAAACGTCAGAAAGTTATTTTTTATCTTCCAGAAGGAGTCGATTTTAACCTAAAAGGAAACGACGAAATACTCAAAGAGTGTAATGGTTTTGATGGTGATGCTGCTCTTTGTAAGCCGACAGATTTTCAAATATTTGCTAAAGGCCCTGGAGACTTTTGTTTAGGTGGTGCTTCGGTTATGGACGCTTTTGTCTTTGCACCAGAACGAGATGGAGGGGTTAATGGTGGACCAAAAGGAGCATTACGAGGAACAATCTGGGTTAAAGGATGGAATACAGGCAGTTGTGGTTCTAATGGAAATCATGTCCATGTAACTCAAACCGGAAAATGGTCAGAACTGGGCGTAGGAGTTCCTGAAGGAATGCCAGAAGTCAGTATTGGTCAACCCTCCAGCGTTCAAACCTGTCAGTTTGAACCTGATGATAGTAAGAGTTGCATTCCTGAGCCTGAGCCTGAAATTTAATTAAAATCCCGTTCTACCCCTGACTTAATGCCTAAGCAGGGGTGATCCTATTCCCGTGTTATTCATTCCCAAGTATGCCCATGAACCCTAAACTCAGACTAATTTTACTCCATCGCCCCAATAATCAAGGCTTTGCCCTGCCTTTTACCCTTTGTGTGGGAGTGGTGATGATGTTAGCAGGAACCATCATGCTCGTCAAATCCCAAGCCAACCGTAGCCATGTGCAAGCCCAACAAACCACCTCAGAAGGCATTAGTGCTGCTGAAGTCGGTGTCACCCGCATTACGACCCTCATGAACGATAACCGTTACATTGCCATGTATCCCGACTGTATTGGTAGAGATAGCGGGGGCAACTGTACCGATAGCGGTACCACCGAAAGTTGGGCCAATATCTCCAATATCCCCAAATTAACCGTCTGTGAAAGTGGAGAAGCGGCAGACGTTGAGGATGTTTCCCTCAAACAAGAATGGCAGCCCATTGACCCCGATAACCCCCACCAAGGGGATTATCGATTACTCAAATATGAGTACCCTACCCCTGGAAAAGCCCCTAATGTGGGTAAATTAACCGTTGAAGGACGAGTTCGCACCAGTAACGAAAACAAAGAAGCCACTAGCCAACTTGAAGTAGATGTTCCTGTTTCCCCTGGCCCCGTTGAAAATACCAATGTGCCTGGGGTTTGGTTAGCGGATGATCCCGATGCTACAGGAGGCAATGGTATAGAAGGTGATGTCTTACTCGGTAACTGTGATTCTCCCACCGACACCGTAAACGTCAAGGGAAGTGATCCCATTACCGGAGAACCTTACGAAGCTAAACATACTAATCTAGAATTTCCTGACCTTCCTGAGATTCCTGACACTGCCATTTATCTTGGGGTGATGGGAGAAAATAAAGACGGTTCTCTGACGGCTACATCTGGTGATATTACCTTACCCAGAGCCGGAGACACTTACACCACCAAAACCATTAATGGACAAAGTGTACAGGTCTATGAATATAAGGTTGATCAAATTAACTTTAATTCTGGTTCCCACTCCTTAACCGTTACCCCAGGGAAACAAGTAAGCCTCTATCTACAAGGCAGCATGGTGGTGAAAAGTAATAGCAACATTATTCATAATTGTGATGATTCTGGGAATCCTATAAGTGGATGTAAACCCACAGACTTCAAAATTTATGGTTATGGAGACAACACTAATACCATTTGTACCGCAGGGAATAAACGCATTGAAGCCTTTATTTTTGCCCCTGAATACACCGTTGGTACGGCTGGAACCGGAGGAGGAGAAGGGGGTATAAAAGGGACAATTTGGGCTAATGAGTGGTCAAATGGCAAATCCTGCGGCTCCAATACCAGCAATACGGCCGTTGTGCAAACCGCCCGATGGGAAGATTTAGGGTTACAGCCCAAAAATACTCCCCCTGAATTATCCAGTACATCCACATGGCAACGTAACGAGAGGTAAGGTATGAATAAACTACTGTTTCATCTAATTATTCGTCAAGTCAAACCCCAAAAAAACCAAGGGTTTAGTCTCTTAGAAGTGTTGGTGGCCATTTTAGTGTCTTCGGCCTTTTTAATGGGAACCCTACAGGCCATGACCATTAACACTGTCATGCAAGTTAAAGCAGAACGACAAGCCCAGGCCGGTTTTTGGATTCAAGAAGATCTCGAAAAAGTACAAGCAGAAGCTAGTGAGATGACCTTTGATCTCACAAATCCCAACGAAAAAGGAAAATGTCGTATGTTGACTCCTAATGGCAGTTTTGGGGACCAATTAATCAAGACGTTAAATACTGAGTTAGAGAACGACGATGAAGATGATGCAAGCAATCCTGATAGCTATTCCGTAAACGTGGCAAGTTTCAAACGATACGATACGGATGATAAAGGAAATCATCAATTTGATGCTAATGGTAATGCCTCATTTGTGGCTGTAAAAGATTCTAAAAAAACTACCACTAACAAAGCGGCCACCATGCAAGTCGTTCGGAGTGGTGACACAGCCGACCTAGATGACCCCAATAATTTAGTCAGTAGACCCTATCGTTTGGTTCGCGTCACTACCCTTGACAGTGC
This genomic window from Crocosphaera sp. UHCC 0190 contains:
- a CDS encoding prepilin-type N-terminal cleavage/methylation domain-containing protein; the encoded protein is MNKLLFHLIIRQVKPQKNQGFSLLEVLVAILVSSAFLMGTLQAMTINTVMQVKAERQAQAGFWIQEDLEKVQAEASEMTFDLTNPNEKGKCRMLTPNGSFGDQLIKTLNTELENDDEDDASNPDSYSVNVASFKRYDTDDKGNHQFDANGNASFVAVKDSKKTTTNKAATMQVVRSGDTADLDDPNNLVSRPYRLVRVTTLDSATKYNVLQIYYRVGEPYDPNNPQHKDEDGDQLADDARGRTSIIAENYAEIIPAAVAKCNT
- a CDS encoding DUF3120 domain-containing protein, which encodes MSGISLTRQSSSWLLFLAAGFLVSVPVFIEAPLVRLFPEISVLMTGGWLWLSFYLMKQPKTLIWGDLLFGFSWSWLAGSVYWGWLRWEPLIHLPVESMGVPIALWCLWRGWGKVGNFFYLGSLLGTAITDIYFYITGLIPHWRQLMQVEPTLATPIFQAALAQVQTPWGLSWAVVLVNVLLGMGLWAIQQSDRHWWAFAGAVLSTILVDSLFWFAAAFA
- a CDS encoding adenylate/guanylate cyclase domain-containing protein encodes the protein MENLGKTPHLLLNTPKGQRYFPLVGKNYWTIGRGKDNDFTISDHCISRNHAILQSTETGEFLLIDLGSRNGTFVNSRRVSIPVTLHNGDEVTFGKTEVKFYCPISDRQTDDDMITEPLDRDTIVLHERRLTSVMVVDMRNFTTLTRQLDEEVLSSLIGNWFREAGEIIRYSGSWVDKYIGDAVMAIWFHGENEVTKADIMQIFQAVSDLNTMTKKLSQQYPVPFELNIGAGINTGYSMVGNTGSGDHPDYTAIGDTVNAAFRLESATKELGLDVAVGEQTYKCLTDLTQAQNLFYQYTVSLKGYETPTITYGINFKDLQQFLQANIIQS
- a CDS encoding beta-ketoacyl-ACP synthase III, which encodes MKGLGAGMAIIGCGSATPSQVMTNKDLSQLVDTSDEWIRTRTGISKRHLASEDVSLSDLSAQAAAAAIKMAGLTPADIDLIILATSTADDLFGSAAKVQELLEASQAVAFDLTAACSGFVFALVTAAQFIRTGTYQRVVVIGADMLSRWVDWSDRSSCILFGDGAGAVVCQGIADHDHLLGFEMHSDGKQHDSLNLSYQGKAKTLKEGMVISQGSYQPITMNGREVYRFAVAKVPEVIEKALFRADLTTDDIDWLILHQANQRIIEAVASRLKIPAEKVIANLDEYGNTSAASIPIALDEAVREGKIQPGDIIASSGFGAGLTWGAAIFRWGN
- the fabD gene encoding ACP S-malonyltransferase — protein: MKTAWVFPGQGSQAVGMGVDLATTAIGKTKFEKAQEILGWSVIERCQGDETELSRTIYTQPCLYVIESILVDLLTEKGQLPDLVAGHSLGEYSALYAAKVFDFATGLQLVKRRAELMSESAGGKMVALMKFDRSQLENAIANIPDVVFANDNSEQQVVISGTPEAVDQLCSQVQAKRALPLKVSGAFHSPLMATAAAQFQELLEAAHFMDAQVPILSNIDPTPATSATLLKDRLIKQMTGSVRWREIMLSLSSEGVTQATEVGPGKVLAGLIKRACPDITLSNVGCIADL